A stretch of the Lactuca sativa cultivar Salinas chromosome 9, Lsat_Salinas_v11, whole genome shotgun sequence genome encodes the following:
- the LOC111886378 gene encoding protein HUA2-LIKE 2 isoform X1, which yields MAPSRRKGASKAAAAAAACRQWKVGDLVLAKVKGFPAWPATVSEPEKWGYSTDWKKVLVFFFGTQQIAFCNPADVEAFTEEKKDSLLSKRHGKGADFVRAVREIIDSYEELKKQVQVDDVNTTVPTNGVKSEECVANSKNEALTPTIDSNTRVADSSKPNGTTCEGDAATVHHTEVKVSEAIGNSEATKAPVPTTYSRKKYSGTQTSGIHGRVPSARRSARTDACRFPNLTEDVVMSNGNLSSIPQRRTKRVRTSPGSPDKDLPLVSNASPEENGSEIVTADSDTKSFNEGNCVQSGYKLTEQEDHVMEDVQLSQTLEFQTNSVIVKKKRKPSRKRVITVTTEFPDRFDKQSGSAIEALNIDSEKSAVKYSKEDGDEHLPLVKRARVRMGRTLSNTEEVETAIKIDKLSEPANNCVVSSDAEDMSAEGNSSGGREEVEQSFALNNCSVSNSNSNSKPPLWEANKNKHFGCLADGEAALPPSKRLHRALEAMSANVAEDEQVSNGGPSTMKTIINGSLSPRDCSKETDECEVEKEKPLSNGDSQACTNLAPEVEQNKSIDEVNNTCSQPSSPANGILKDEKPVEIADCKDSVVLTSCTETVESTDVVKSPEPLSDAIEKRESVSECNDTLVESKNECEMVTLEMTEPSKKDPSDVSGVSSDPLLSSNLENGMVSHVNLVLPVSPQKSCNMVEQEHPFEEDDNAILEDGEGVKESNMEVDESPSLTTEKEALKTVDQTGPALELSHSNSVNNEDSLSDKNVSGTLTSSPPHPNDDAFDSTARASPPNTTTTTSICNNISTSDNSNFLENSGCSSPAAVHLYNDKQQKQTGKWSTMSEANAALTSFEASIGALTRTKKSIDRATRIAIDCAKFGIAVKVVETIARSLEAEPSLHKRVDLFFLVDSIAQCSRGLRGDVGGLYPSAIQAVLPRLLLAAAPPGNSALENRRQCLKVLKLWQERKILPEPMIRHHIRELDSLNNMSSRISNSSRRPFRNERAFDDPIREVEGMLVDEYGSNSSIQLSGFDIPTMLKDEKEGSDSDGEGFEAVTPEHNHETSEEHDGVGVTDKHTHVLEDVDGELEMEDVAPSRESDITAPTANNITFQEPSLPHHQLTPHLPLFAPPLPRDLPPSSPPLPNSPPPPPPASLPPPPPPPPPTLPLPPPPPPPPPLATLPPPPPPPATLPPPPPPPLPDVYVANQVSLKLVFYKLLCTLVRYLTHVMQNGNDDPQQSAQPVHYHPPEGRMDMQPPESSNSSFSNLPVQATNNNVHLRPPHPAPSSQFSYFQSDQSIPPPSYPGRFHFVNGTDTGNFHSDHDRMQHVHDDSWRFPPPPFSGPCHPDGPRGVHYPPNMYAGPPCDPPMSNTWHYPVRPANHRPYPEAPVPMATRGPNFWRPR from the exons ATGGCGCCGAGTCGGAGAAAAGGTGCCAGTAAAGCCGCCGCAGCCGCCGCTGCCTGTCGGCAGTGGAAGGTCGGCGATCTTGTTCTTGCCAAGGTGAAAGGGTTCCCTGCTTGGCCTGCTACG GTTAGTGAGCCGGAGAAGTGGGGGTATTCTACTGATTGGAAGAAAGTTCTAGTCTTCTTCTTTGGAACCCAACAAAT AGCATTCTGCAATCCAGCCGATGTTGAAGCTTTTACTGAAGAGAAGAAAGACTCTCTATTAAGCAAACGTCATGGTAAAGGTGCTGATTTTGTTCGTGCTGTAAGAGAGATAATCGATAGCTATGAGGAGCTCAAAAAACAGGTCCAAGTTGATGATGTTAATACAACCGTTCCAACAAATGGTGTCAAATCAGAAGAATGTGTTGCTAATTCTAAGAATGAGGCTCTCACACCTACCATTGATTCAAACACAAGAGTAGCAGATTCTTCAAAACCTAATGGCACTACGTGTGAGGGTGATGCTGCTACTGTTCATCACACAGAGGTCAAAGTGTCTGAGGCTATTGGTAATTCGGAGGCCACAAAAGCACCTGTGCCCACCACATACTCGAGAAAGAAATATTCTGGTACTCAGACCTCAGGGATCCATGGAAGGGTGCCATCTGCACGGAGATCTGCAAGAACAGATGCTTGCAGATTTCCAAACCTCACAGAAGATGTGGTGATGAGTAATGGTAATTTATCCAGCATACCACAAAGGAGGACGAAAAGGGTGAGGACATCACCTGGTTCACCGGATAAAGATTTACCTCTTGTATCAAATGCAAGCCCCGAAGAAAATGGTTCTGAAATTGTCACTGCTGATTCTGACACCAAGAGTTTTAACGAGGGAAACTGTGTACAGTCTGGTTATAAGCTTACGGAACAGGAGGATCATGTCATGGAAGACGTGCAGTTGAGTCAGACGCTTGAATTCCAGACTAATTCTGTCATTGTCAAGAAGAAAAGAAAGCCCAGTAGAAAACGGGTCATCACCGTTACAACCGAGTTTCCTGATAGATTTGACAAGCAATCGGGCTCTGCCATTGAGGCTCTTAACATTGATTCTGAAAAATCTGCTGTGAAGTATTCCAAGGAAGATGGTGATGAACATTTGCCTCTAGTGAAAAGGGCAAGGGTCCGTATGGGTCGAACATTATCTAATACAGAAGAGGTTGAAACTGCAATCAAAATAGATAAACTTTCAGAACCTGCAAATAACTGTGTGGTTTCAAGTGATGCCGAAGATATGTCTGCAGAGGGGAACTCTTCGGGTGGTAGGGAAGAAGTAGAGCAATCTTTTGCATTGAATAATTGTAGTGTTAGCAATAGCAATAGCAATAGCAAGCCTCCACTATGGGAAGCTAACAAGAATAAGCATTTTGGTTGCCTGGCTGATGGTGAAGCTGCTTTACCTCCTTCTAAGCGACTTCATCGTGCTCTTGAAGCTATGTCTGCTAATGTTGCTGAAGATGAGCAAGTTTCTAATGGAGGACCTTCTACCATGAAAACCATTATTAATGGATCTCTTTCACCAAGAGACTGCTCGAAAGAAACAGATGAGTGTGAAGTAGAAAAGGAGAAACCTCTCAGCAATGGTGATTCTCAGGCTTGTACCAATTTAGCTCCAGAAGTTGAACAGAATAAGTCGATTGATGAGGTCAACAACACCTGTAGTCAACCTTCTAGCCCAGCAAATGGGATTTTGAAAGACGAAAAGCCAGTGGAAATTGCTGATTGTAAAGATTCTGTCGTGTTGACTTCTTGTACTGAAACCGTTGAATCAACTGATGTCGTGAAAAGCCCAGAACCTTTGTCAGATGCTATTGAGAAGAGAGAATCTGTTTCTGAATGCAATGATACCCTTGTTGAGTCTAAAAATGAATGTGAGATGGTAACTTTGGAGATGACTGAACCTAGCAAGAAAGACCCATCAGATGTTTCTGGGGTGAGTTCAGATCCTCTATTATCAAGCAATCTCGAAAACGGGATGGTTTCACATGTTAATTTGGTGCTGCCTGTGTCTCCCCAGAAAAGCTGCAATATGGTAGAACAAGAACATCCATTTGAAGAAGATGACAATGCAAT aCTGGAAGATGGGGAAGGAGTTAAAGAATCAAACATGGAAGTAGATGAATCTCCATCTTTGACCACCGAGAAAGAAGCTTTGAAGACAGTTGACCAGACGGGTCCCGCACTCGAACTCTCCCATTCAAACTCTGTTAACAATGAAGATAGCTTGAGCGATAAAAACGTGTCAGGTACCCTGACATCTTCTCCTCCTCATCCGAATGATGATGCGTTTGACTCAACTGCACGAGCCTCTCCACCcaatactactactactacttcaATTTGCAACAACATATCCACTTCAGATAATAGTAATTTCCTTGAAAACAGTGGCTGTTCTAGTCCTGCAGCTGTGCATTTATACAATGATAAACAACAAAAGCAAACCGGCAAATGGAGCACTATGTCAGAAGCAAATGCTGCTCTCACTTCCTTTGAAGCCAGTATTGGGGCACTAACACGGACAAAGAAAAGCATTGACCGAGCCACACGCATTGCTATCGACTGTGCAAAATTCGGCATAGCTGTCAAG GTGGTGGAGACTATTGCACGCAGTTTGGAAGCTGAACCAAGTTTACACAAAAGGGTGGACTTGTTCTTCCTTGTGGACTCTATTGCACAATGTTCTCGAGGGCTTAGAG GTGATGTGGGTGGTCTGTATCCTTCTGCGATTCAAGCAGTGTTACCACGGTTGTTGTTGGCTGCTGCTCCTCCAGGGAATAGTGCTCTTGAAAACCGTAGGCAATGCTTAAAG GTTCTGAAGCTGTGGCAAGAAAGAAAGATTCTTCCAGAACCGATGATCCGTCACCATATTCGTGAGCTTGATTCCCTCAACAACATGTCTTCTAGGATCAGTAATTCTTCTCGCAGGCCCTTTAGGAATGAAAGGGCGTTTGATGACCCAATTAGGGAAGTTGAGGGTATGCTTGTAGATGAGTACGGAAG TAATTCGAGCATACAGCTATCTGGTTTTGATATCCCAACAATGCTGAAAGATGAAAAAGAAGGAAGCGATTCAGATGGGGAGGGTTTTGAGGCTGTTACTCCTGAACATAACCATGAAACATCTGAAGAGCATGATGGGGTGGGGGTCACAGATAAGCATACCCATGTGTTGGAGGATGTTGATGGCGAGCTTGAAATGGAGGATGTGGCCCCTTCTCGTGAGTCTGACATAACTGCCCCTACTGCTAATAATATCACCTTTCAGGAACCATCCCTTCCACATCATCAACTTACACCGCATTTGCCCTTGTTTGCTCCTCCACTCCCCAGAGACTTGCCTCCATCATCTCCACCTCTGCCAAATTCTCCTCCTCCACCCCCTCCAGCCTCCCTTCCgccacctccaccgcctccaccacccacCCTTCCTCTGCCGCCAccgcctcctcctcctcctcctctagccacttTACCTCCGCCTCCCCCTCCTCCAGCCACCCTTCCTCCTCCTCCCCCTCCTCCATTGCCGGACGTTTATGTAGCTAATCAGGTGAGTTTGAAACTTGTTTTTTACAAATTGCTTTGTACTTTAGTTAGGTATTTGACACATGTAATGCAGAATGGTAATGATGATCCACAACAGTCTGCTCAGCCAGTTCATTATCATCCTCCTGAAGGCAGAATGGATATGCAACCACCAGAGTCGTCTAATTCTTCTTTCAGCAATTTACCTGTCCAAGCCACCAATAATAATGTGCATCTGAGGCCACCTCACCCTGCTCCGTCATCACAGTTCTCATATTTCCAATCAGATCAGTCGATTCCACCTCCTTCCTACCCTGGCAGGTTTCATTTTGTCAATGGTACAGATACTGGTAACTTTCATAGCGATCATGACAGAATGCAGCATGTGCATGATGACAGCTGGAGGTTTCCACCCCCTCCATTCTCTG GTCCATGTCATCCTGATGGGCCTAGAGGAGTACATTATCCCCCAAATATGTATGCAGGTCCACCTTGCGATCCACCAATGTCCAACACCTGGCATTATCCTGTCCGACCTGCAAATCATAGACCATACCCTGAAGCACCAGTTCCCATGGCAACTAGAG GTCCTAACTTTTGGAGACCTCGATGA
- the LOC111886378 gene encoding protein HUA2-LIKE 2 isoform X3: MAPSRRKGASKAAAAAAACRQWKVGDLVLAKVKGFPAWPATVSEPEKWGYSTDWKKVLVFFFGTQQIAFCNPADVEAFTEEKKDSLLSKRHGKGADFVRAVREIIDSYEELKKQVQVDDVNTTVPTNGVKSEECVANSKNEALTPTIDSNTRVADSSKPNGTTCEGDAATVHHTEVKVSEAIGNSEATKAPVPTTYSRKKYSGTQTSGIHGRVPSARRSARTDACRFPNLTEDVVMSNGNLSSIPQRRTKRVRTSPGSPDKDLPLVSNASPEENGSEIVTADSDTKSFNEGNCVQSGYKLTEQEDHVMEDVQLSQTLEFQTNSVIVKKKRKPSRKRVITVTTEFPDRFDKQSGSAIEALNIDSEKSAVKYSKEDGDEHLPLVKRARVRMGRTLSNTEEVETAIKIDKLSEPANNCVVSSDAEDMSAEGNSSGGREEVEQSFALNNCSVSNSNSNSKPPLWEANKNKHFGCLADGEAALPPSKRLHRALEAMSANVAEDEQVSNGGPSTMKTIINGSLSPRDCSKETDECEVEKEKPLSNGDSQACTNLAPEVEQNKSIDEVNNTCSQPSSPANGILKDEKPVEIADCKDSVVLTSCTETVESTDVVKSPEPLSDAIEKRESVSECNDTLVESKNECEMVTLEMTEPSKKDPSDVSGKSCNMVEQEHPFEEDDNAILEDGEGVKESNMEVDESPSLTTEKEALKTVDQTGPALELSHSNSVNNEDSLSDKNVSGTLTSSPPHPNDDAFDSTARASPPNTTTTTSICNNISTSDNSNFLENSGCSSPAAVHLYNDKQQKQTGKWSTMSEANAALTSFEASIGALTRTKKSIDRATRIAIDCAKFGIAVKVVETIARSLEAEPSLHKRVDLFFLVDSIAQCSRGLRGDVGGLYPSAIQAVLPRLLLAAAPPGNSALENRRQCLKVLKLWQERKILPEPMIRHHIRELDSLNNMSSRISNSSRRPFRNERAFDDPIREVEGMLVDEYGSNSSIQLSGFDIPTMLKDEKEGSDSDGEGFEAVTPEHNHETSEEHDGVGVTDKHTHVLEDVDGELEMEDVAPSRESDITAPTANNITFQEPSLPHHQLTPHLPLFAPPLPRDLPPSSPPLPNSPPPPPPASLPPPPPPPPPTLPLPPPPPPPPPLATLPPPPPPPATLPPPPPPPLPDVYVANQVSLKLVFYKLLCTLVRYLTHVMQNGNDDPQQSAQPVHYHPPEGRMDMQPPESSNSSFSNLPVQATNNNVHLRPPHPAPSSQFSYFQSDQSIPPPSYPGRFHFVNGTDTGNFHSDHDRMQHVHDDSWRFPPPPFSGPCHPDGPRGVHYPPNMYAGPPCDPPMSNTWHYPVRPANHRPYPEAPVPMATRGPNFWRPR; the protein is encoded by the exons ATGGCGCCGAGTCGGAGAAAAGGTGCCAGTAAAGCCGCCGCAGCCGCCGCTGCCTGTCGGCAGTGGAAGGTCGGCGATCTTGTTCTTGCCAAGGTGAAAGGGTTCCCTGCTTGGCCTGCTACG GTTAGTGAGCCGGAGAAGTGGGGGTATTCTACTGATTGGAAGAAAGTTCTAGTCTTCTTCTTTGGAACCCAACAAAT AGCATTCTGCAATCCAGCCGATGTTGAAGCTTTTACTGAAGAGAAGAAAGACTCTCTATTAAGCAAACGTCATGGTAAAGGTGCTGATTTTGTTCGTGCTGTAAGAGAGATAATCGATAGCTATGAGGAGCTCAAAAAACAGGTCCAAGTTGATGATGTTAATACAACCGTTCCAACAAATGGTGTCAAATCAGAAGAATGTGTTGCTAATTCTAAGAATGAGGCTCTCACACCTACCATTGATTCAAACACAAGAGTAGCAGATTCTTCAAAACCTAATGGCACTACGTGTGAGGGTGATGCTGCTACTGTTCATCACACAGAGGTCAAAGTGTCTGAGGCTATTGGTAATTCGGAGGCCACAAAAGCACCTGTGCCCACCACATACTCGAGAAAGAAATATTCTGGTACTCAGACCTCAGGGATCCATGGAAGGGTGCCATCTGCACGGAGATCTGCAAGAACAGATGCTTGCAGATTTCCAAACCTCACAGAAGATGTGGTGATGAGTAATGGTAATTTATCCAGCATACCACAAAGGAGGACGAAAAGGGTGAGGACATCACCTGGTTCACCGGATAAAGATTTACCTCTTGTATCAAATGCAAGCCCCGAAGAAAATGGTTCTGAAATTGTCACTGCTGATTCTGACACCAAGAGTTTTAACGAGGGAAACTGTGTACAGTCTGGTTATAAGCTTACGGAACAGGAGGATCATGTCATGGAAGACGTGCAGTTGAGTCAGACGCTTGAATTCCAGACTAATTCTGTCATTGTCAAGAAGAAAAGAAAGCCCAGTAGAAAACGGGTCATCACCGTTACAACCGAGTTTCCTGATAGATTTGACAAGCAATCGGGCTCTGCCATTGAGGCTCTTAACATTGATTCTGAAAAATCTGCTGTGAAGTATTCCAAGGAAGATGGTGATGAACATTTGCCTCTAGTGAAAAGGGCAAGGGTCCGTATGGGTCGAACATTATCTAATACAGAAGAGGTTGAAACTGCAATCAAAATAGATAAACTTTCAGAACCTGCAAATAACTGTGTGGTTTCAAGTGATGCCGAAGATATGTCTGCAGAGGGGAACTCTTCGGGTGGTAGGGAAGAAGTAGAGCAATCTTTTGCATTGAATAATTGTAGTGTTAGCAATAGCAATAGCAATAGCAAGCCTCCACTATGGGAAGCTAACAAGAATAAGCATTTTGGTTGCCTGGCTGATGGTGAAGCTGCTTTACCTCCTTCTAAGCGACTTCATCGTGCTCTTGAAGCTATGTCTGCTAATGTTGCTGAAGATGAGCAAGTTTCTAATGGAGGACCTTCTACCATGAAAACCATTATTAATGGATCTCTTTCACCAAGAGACTGCTCGAAAGAAACAGATGAGTGTGAAGTAGAAAAGGAGAAACCTCTCAGCAATGGTGATTCTCAGGCTTGTACCAATTTAGCTCCAGAAGTTGAACAGAATAAGTCGATTGATGAGGTCAACAACACCTGTAGTCAACCTTCTAGCCCAGCAAATGGGATTTTGAAAGACGAAAAGCCAGTGGAAATTGCTGATTGTAAAGATTCTGTCGTGTTGACTTCTTGTACTGAAACCGTTGAATCAACTGATGTCGTGAAAAGCCCAGAACCTTTGTCAGATGCTATTGAGAAGAGAGAATCTGTTTCTGAATGCAATGATACCCTTGTTGAGTCTAAAAATGAATGTGAGATGGTAACTTTGGAGATGACTGAACCTAGCAAGAAAGACCCATCAGATGTTTCTGGG AAAAGCTGCAATATGGTAGAACAAGAACATCCATTTGAAGAAGATGACAATGCAAT aCTGGAAGATGGGGAAGGAGTTAAAGAATCAAACATGGAAGTAGATGAATCTCCATCTTTGACCACCGAGAAAGAAGCTTTGAAGACAGTTGACCAGACGGGTCCCGCACTCGAACTCTCCCATTCAAACTCTGTTAACAATGAAGATAGCTTGAGCGATAAAAACGTGTCAGGTACCCTGACATCTTCTCCTCCTCATCCGAATGATGATGCGTTTGACTCAACTGCACGAGCCTCTCCACCcaatactactactactacttcaATTTGCAACAACATATCCACTTCAGATAATAGTAATTTCCTTGAAAACAGTGGCTGTTCTAGTCCTGCAGCTGTGCATTTATACAATGATAAACAACAAAAGCAAACCGGCAAATGGAGCACTATGTCAGAAGCAAATGCTGCTCTCACTTCCTTTGAAGCCAGTATTGGGGCACTAACACGGACAAAGAAAAGCATTGACCGAGCCACACGCATTGCTATCGACTGTGCAAAATTCGGCATAGCTGTCAAG GTGGTGGAGACTATTGCACGCAGTTTGGAAGCTGAACCAAGTTTACACAAAAGGGTGGACTTGTTCTTCCTTGTGGACTCTATTGCACAATGTTCTCGAGGGCTTAGAG GTGATGTGGGTGGTCTGTATCCTTCTGCGATTCAAGCAGTGTTACCACGGTTGTTGTTGGCTGCTGCTCCTCCAGGGAATAGTGCTCTTGAAAACCGTAGGCAATGCTTAAAG GTTCTGAAGCTGTGGCAAGAAAGAAAGATTCTTCCAGAACCGATGATCCGTCACCATATTCGTGAGCTTGATTCCCTCAACAACATGTCTTCTAGGATCAGTAATTCTTCTCGCAGGCCCTTTAGGAATGAAAGGGCGTTTGATGACCCAATTAGGGAAGTTGAGGGTATGCTTGTAGATGAGTACGGAAG TAATTCGAGCATACAGCTATCTGGTTTTGATATCCCAACAATGCTGAAAGATGAAAAAGAAGGAAGCGATTCAGATGGGGAGGGTTTTGAGGCTGTTACTCCTGAACATAACCATGAAACATCTGAAGAGCATGATGGGGTGGGGGTCACAGATAAGCATACCCATGTGTTGGAGGATGTTGATGGCGAGCTTGAAATGGAGGATGTGGCCCCTTCTCGTGAGTCTGACATAACTGCCCCTACTGCTAATAATATCACCTTTCAGGAACCATCCCTTCCACATCATCAACTTACACCGCATTTGCCCTTGTTTGCTCCTCCACTCCCCAGAGACTTGCCTCCATCATCTCCACCTCTGCCAAATTCTCCTCCTCCACCCCCTCCAGCCTCCCTTCCgccacctccaccgcctccaccacccacCCTTCCTCTGCCGCCAccgcctcctcctcctcctcctctagccacttTACCTCCGCCTCCCCCTCCTCCAGCCACCCTTCCTCCTCCTCCCCCTCCTCCATTGCCGGACGTTTATGTAGCTAATCAGGTGAGTTTGAAACTTGTTTTTTACAAATTGCTTTGTACTTTAGTTAGGTATTTGACACATGTAATGCAGAATGGTAATGATGATCCACAACAGTCTGCTCAGCCAGTTCATTATCATCCTCCTGAAGGCAGAATGGATATGCAACCACCAGAGTCGTCTAATTCTTCTTTCAGCAATTTACCTGTCCAAGCCACCAATAATAATGTGCATCTGAGGCCACCTCACCCTGCTCCGTCATCACAGTTCTCATATTTCCAATCAGATCAGTCGATTCCACCTCCTTCCTACCCTGGCAGGTTTCATTTTGTCAATGGTACAGATACTGGTAACTTTCATAGCGATCATGACAGAATGCAGCATGTGCATGATGACAGCTGGAGGTTTCCACCCCCTCCATTCTCTG GTCCATGTCATCCTGATGGGCCTAGAGGAGTACATTATCCCCCAAATATGTATGCAGGTCCACCTTGCGATCCACCAATGTCCAACACCTGGCATTATCCTGTCCGACCTGCAAATCATAGACCATACCCTGAAGCACCAGTTCCCATGGCAACTAGAG GTCCTAACTTTTGGAGACCTCGATGA